In Mobula hypostoma chromosome 13, sMobHyp1.1, whole genome shotgun sequence, the following are encoded in one genomic region:
- the tnfaip8l3 gene encoding tumor necrosis factor alpha-induced protein 8-like protein 3 isoform X1, which produces MDSESGELSEGDMSSAGTEFFNSKSLALQAQKKILTKMATKVVANMLIDDTSSDILDELYKVTREYTNDKKEAHKVLKDLIKIALKIGILYRNNQFNQDEVEIVDKFKKKLNQAAMTAVSFYEVEFTFDRSILAELLNECKDLLHELIERHLTPKSHSRIDHVFRLFADVEFLSELYNPNGVYKESLQKICHGVNKLLDEGII; this is translated from the coding sequence CAGGAACTGAATTCTTTAATTCCAAAAGCTTGGCCTTACAAGCTCAGAAGAAAATCCTCACCAAAATGGCCACCAAGGTGGTGGCCAACATGCTCATTGACGACACTAGCAGCGACATCTTGGACGAGCTGTACAAGGTAACCAGAGAGTACACAAACGACAAGAAGGAAGCCCACAAGGTCTTGAAGGACTTGATCAAGATTGCTTTGAAAATCGGGATCCTCTACAGGAACAATCAGTTTAACCAGGACGAAGTGGAGATTGTGGATAAGTTCAAGAAGAAGCTGAACCAGGCTGCCATGACAGCAGTGAGCTTCTATGAGGTTGAGTTCACGTTTGACAGAAGCATTCTGGCGGAGCTGTTGAACGAATGCAAGGACTTACTGCACGAACTGATTGAGCGTCACCTCACCCCCAAATCCCACAGCCGCATCGATCACGTGTTCAGACTCTTTGCAGACGTGGAATTTCTCTCTGAATTGTACAATCCCAATGGCGTATACAAAGAGTCGCTGCAGAAAATCTGTCATGGCGTCAACAAACTGCTCGATGAAGGAATCATCTGA
- the tnfaip8l3 gene encoding tumor necrosis factor alpha-induced protein 8-like protein 3 isoform X3 yields the protein MILKWKAGTEFFNSKSLALQAQKKILTKMATKVVANMLIDDTSSDILDELYKVTREYTNDKKEAHKVLKDLIKIALKIGILYRNNQFNQDEVEIVDKFKKKLNQAAMTAVSFYEVEFTFDRSILAELLNECKDLLHELIERHLTPKSHSRIDHVFRLFADVEFLSELYNPNGVYKESLQKICHGVNKLLDEGII from the coding sequence CAGGAACTGAATTCTTTAATTCCAAAAGCTTGGCCTTACAAGCTCAGAAGAAAATCCTCACCAAAATGGCCACCAAGGTGGTGGCCAACATGCTCATTGACGACACTAGCAGCGACATCTTGGACGAGCTGTACAAGGTAACCAGAGAGTACACAAACGACAAGAAGGAAGCCCACAAGGTCTTGAAGGACTTGATCAAGATTGCTTTGAAAATCGGGATCCTCTACAGGAACAATCAGTTTAACCAGGACGAAGTGGAGATTGTGGATAAGTTCAAGAAGAAGCTGAACCAGGCTGCCATGACAGCAGTGAGCTTCTATGAGGTTGAGTTCACGTTTGACAGAAGCATTCTGGCGGAGCTGTTGAACGAATGCAAGGACTTACTGCACGAACTGATTGAGCGTCACCTCACCCCCAAATCCCACAGCCGCATCGATCACGTGTTCAGACTCTTTGCAGACGTGGAATTTCTCTCTGAATTGTACAATCCCAATGGCGTATACAAAGAGTCGCTGCAGAAAATCTGTCATGGCGTCAACAAACTGCTCGATGAAGGAATCATCTGA
- the tnfaip8l3 gene encoding tumor necrosis factor alpha-induced protein 8-like protein 3 isoform X2, with the protein MDSESGELSEGDMSSGTEFFNSKSLALQAQKKILTKMATKVVANMLIDDTSSDILDELYKVTREYTNDKKEAHKVLKDLIKIALKIGILYRNNQFNQDEVEIVDKFKKKLNQAAMTAVSFYEVEFTFDRSILAELLNECKDLLHELIERHLTPKSHSRIDHVFRLFADVEFLSELYNPNGVYKESLQKICHGVNKLLDEGII; encoded by the coding sequence GAACTGAATTCTTTAATTCCAAAAGCTTGGCCTTACAAGCTCAGAAGAAAATCCTCACCAAAATGGCCACCAAGGTGGTGGCCAACATGCTCATTGACGACACTAGCAGCGACATCTTGGACGAGCTGTACAAGGTAACCAGAGAGTACACAAACGACAAGAAGGAAGCCCACAAGGTCTTGAAGGACTTGATCAAGATTGCTTTGAAAATCGGGATCCTCTACAGGAACAATCAGTTTAACCAGGACGAAGTGGAGATTGTGGATAAGTTCAAGAAGAAGCTGAACCAGGCTGCCATGACAGCAGTGAGCTTCTATGAGGTTGAGTTCACGTTTGACAGAAGCATTCTGGCGGAGCTGTTGAACGAATGCAAGGACTTACTGCACGAACTGATTGAGCGTCACCTCACCCCCAAATCCCACAGCCGCATCGATCACGTGTTCAGACTCTTTGCAGACGTGGAATTTCTCTCTGAATTGTACAATCCCAATGGCGTATACAAAGAGTCGCTGCAGAAAATCTGTCATGGCGTCAACAAACTGCTCGATGAAGGAATCATCTGA
- the tnfaip8l3 gene encoding tumor necrosis factor alpha-induced protein 8-like protein 3 isoform X4: MATKVVANMLIDDTSSDILDELYKVTREYTNDKKEAHKVLKDLIKIALKIGILYRNNQFNQDEVEIVDKFKKKLNQAAMTAVSFYEVEFTFDRSILAELLNECKDLLHELIERHLTPKSHSRIDHVFRLFADVEFLSELYNPNGVYKESLQKICHGVNKLLDEGII; the protein is encoded by the coding sequence ATGGCCACCAAGGTGGTGGCCAACATGCTCATTGACGACACTAGCAGCGACATCTTGGACGAGCTGTACAAGGTAACCAGAGAGTACACAAACGACAAGAAGGAAGCCCACAAGGTCTTGAAGGACTTGATCAAGATTGCTTTGAAAATCGGGATCCTCTACAGGAACAATCAGTTTAACCAGGACGAAGTGGAGATTGTGGATAAGTTCAAGAAGAAGCTGAACCAGGCTGCCATGACAGCAGTGAGCTTCTATGAGGTTGAGTTCACGTTTGACAGAAGCATTCTGGCGGAGCTGTTGAACGAATGCAAGGACTTACTGCACGAACTGATTGAGCGTCACCTCACCCCCAAATCCCACAGCCGCATCGATCACGTGTTCAGACTCTTTGCAGACGTGGAATTTCTCTCTGAATTGTACAATCCCAATGGCGTATACAAAGAGTCGCTGCAGAAAATCTGTCATGGCGTCAACAAACTGCTCGATGAAGGAATCATCTGA